The Astyanax mexicanus isolate ESR-SI-001 chromosome 14, AstMex3_surface, whole genome shotgun sequence genome window below encodes:
- the yipf4 gene encoding protein YIPF4 yields the protein MQFSPTNGDFTFVSSTDAEELSGTIDAPDIKLNMGGDQGKDAYATTFLRQRGYGWLLEVEEDEAEDTKPLLEELDIDLKDIYYKVRCVLMPMPSLGFNRQVVRDNPDFWGPLAVVLLFSMISIYGQFRVVSWIITIWIFGSLTVFLLARVLGGEVSYGQVLGVIGYSLLPLIVIAPVLLITGGFEVVATLIKLAGVFWAAYSAASLLVGDEFKTKKPLLIYPIFLLYIYFLSLYTGV from the exons AACTGAGTGGGACCATCGATGCCCCTGATATCAAGCTGAACATGGGCGGTGATCAGGGCAAGGATGCGTATGCCACCACATTCCTTAGGCAGAGGGGTTACGGCTGGTtgctggaggtggaggaggacgAGGCTGAGGACACTAAGCCTCTGCT GGAGGAGCTGGATATTGACTTGAAGGACATCTACTATAAGGTCAGATGTGTGCTGATGCCAATGCCCTCACTGGGATTCAACAGACAGGTGGTCCGGGACAACCCTGACTTCTGGGGGCCTTTGGCTGTCGTGCTCCTCTTCTCAATGATCTCCATCTACGGACAGTTCCGG GTTGTGTCCTGGATAATTACCATTTGGATATTTGGCTCTCTAACGGTTTTCCTGCTTGCACGAGTGCTGGGTGGAGAG GTTTCTTACGGTCAAGTTCTTGGAGTGATTGGATACTCACTGCTCCCACTCATCGTAATAGCTCCTGTGCTTCTGATTACTGGCGGTTTTGAAGTTGTCGCTACTCTTATAAAG CTCGCTGGAGTATTCTGGGCTGCATACAGCGCTGCGTCACTACTTGTTGGTGACGAGTTCAAGACGAAGAAACCCCTCCTCATATACCCCATCTTTCTTTTGTATATCTACTTCCTGTCTCTGTATACTGGAGTGTGA